From the genome of Cytobacillus firmus, one region includes:
- the spoIVB gene encoding SpoIVB peptidase, whose translation MTYDVLRKIIGGILLVSLIALGFSKPVQEYLQIPANITLFEGQQLDIAKAEAVSAGLSIDNTSVALKEDNHSILLSAKENGKNEMLLELAGFPIKKVDVNVLKDFKVIPGGQSIGVKLNTVGVLVVGHHQVNTAEGKASPGETAGIKIGDIITEINGKKIEKMSDVAPFVQEAGKSGNPLQIIVSRESGKVKTELTPLKENGEETYKLGLYIRDSAAGIGTMTFYHPESKKYGALGHVISDMDTKKPIVVEDGQIVRSTVTSIEKGSNGNPGEKLARFSSDKEIIGNIVRNSPFGIFGELNRDMKNGIFDKPMPIALSHQVKEGAAQILTVVDNDEVQLFDIEIVSTIPQKFPATKGMVIKVTDQKLLDKTGGIVQGMSGSPIIQDGRIIGAVTHVFVNDPTSGYGVHIEWMLNEAGINIYEKAEEKAS comes from the coding sequence TTGACATATGATGTTTTGCGCAAAATAATTGGTGGAATTCTCCTTGTTTCATTAATTGCTTTAGGTTTTTCCAAGCCTGTTCAGGAATATTTGCAAATACCTGCAAATATTACCCTTTTTGAAGGGCAGCAGCTGGATATTGCAAAGGCAGAAGCAGTGTCAGCCGGGCTGTCCATAGATAATACAAGTGTTGCACTTAAGGAAGATAACCATTCGATTTTGCTTTCAGCAAAAGAAAATGGAAAAAATGAAATGCTTCTCGAACTGGCAGGTTTTCCGATAAAGAAGGTTGATGTAAATGTCTTAAAAGATTTTAAAGTAATTCCAGGAGGCCAATCAATCGGGGTTAAACTAAATACAGTAGGTGTGTTAGTAGTGGGGCACCATCAGGTTAATACGGCTGAAGGAAAAGCTTCGCCAGGCGAAACGGCCGGGATTAAAATCGGAGATATCATTACAGAAATCAATGGCAAGAAAATTGAAAAGATGTCAGATGTTGCCCCTTTTGTTCAAGAAGCAGGCAAAAGCGGCAACCCGCTCCAAATCATTGTCAGCCGTGAAAGCGGGAAGGTGAAAACGGAGCTTACTCCTCTTAAAGAAAACGGGGAAGAAACCTATAAGCTTGGTTTATATATACGTGATTCAGCAGCAGGCATTGGGACGATGACATTCTATCACCCGGAATCGAAAAAGTATGGAGCACTCGGACATGTTATTTCCGATATGGATACGAAAAAACCCATTGTTGTTGAAGACGGCCAAATTGTAAGATCGACTGTTACTTCCATTGAAAAAGGAAGTAATGGCAATCCAGGTGAAAAACTTGCACGATTTTCCTCAGACAAAGAAATAATCGGGAATATTGTCAGGAACAGTCCTTTCGGAATTTTTGGGGAATTAAACAGGGATATGAAAAATGGGATCTTTGACAAACCGATGCCAATAGCACTATCCCATCAGGTGAAAGAGGGAGCTGCTCAAATATTGACTGTAGTTGACAATGATGAAGTACAATTGTTTGATATTGAAATTGTCAGCACGATTCCGCAAAAGTTTCCGGCAACAAAAGGAATGGTCATAAAAGTGACGGATCAGAAGCTCCTCGATAAAACAGGCGGCATTGTCCAGGGGATGAGCGGAAGCCCGATTATACAGGATGGCAGAATTATTGGAGCGGTAACGCACGTATTTGTAAATGATCCTACTTCAGGATATGGTGTTCATATCGAATGGATGCTGAATGAAGCGGGAATCAATATATATGAAAAAGCAGAAGAAAAAGCATCCTAA
- the recN gene encoding DNA repair protein RecN — MLNEITIRNFAIIEALSVSFEKGLTVLTGETGAGKSIIIDAIHLLAGGRGSAEFVRHGEDKAELEGLFILDDPKHPCYKRAAEFGIDIEDGMIVLRRDISKTGKSICRVNGKLVTISALREIGSSLIDIHGQHEHQELMNETLHLPLLDQFGGTKISASLSEYQDIYRLYESTLKKLKNLSENEQQMAHRLDLIQFQLDEIQSAQLKLNEDEDLIEEKRKLSNFERIFDSVQSGYNALQGEQKGLDWIGLVMGYMNDAAELDPSYKEIAENVANSFYLLEDAASSLRNEMDFMEYDPQRLNEIENRLNEINGLKRKYGKTVEEVLEYAAKIEEEIETLQNKETHIDKLQKEVTALKKDLMVEGEELSKLRRKSALKLTKLIHKELKELYMEKTVFEVRFFSDPEVLLKNGIDRAEFYISTNPGEPLKPLSKIASGGELSRIMLALKSIFSKHQGVTSIIFDEVDTGVSGRVAQAIAEKIHHVSVDSQVLCISHLPQVAAIADTHLFIAKNTNEGRTKTTVKPLNEEEKIKEISRMISGVEITDLTKEHAKELLHMAKQLK, encoded by the coding sequence TTGTTAAATGAAATAACGATACGAAATTTTGCTATAATCGAAGCCCTTTCTGTCTCATTTGAAAAGGGCTTAACTGTTTTAACTGGTGAAACAGGGGCAGGGAAATCCATTATTATTGATGCCATTCACTTGCTGGCTGGAGGCAGGGGATCTGCAGAGTTTGTCCGGCATGGTGAAGATAAAGCTGAGTTAGAGGGGCTTTTTATCCTGGATGATCCTAAGCACCCTTGCTATAAACGAGCTGCAGAATTTGGGATAGATATTGAAGATGGAATGATTGTTCTCCGCAGAGATATATCAAAGACAGGAAAAAGCATTTGCAGAGTGAATGGAAAACTGGTCACTATTTCTGCTTTGAGGGAAATCGGAAGTTCACTTATTGATATACACGGTCAGCACGAACATCAGGAATTAATGAATGAAACCTTGCATCTTCCTCTTCTCGATCAGTTTGGAGGAACGAAGATTTCTGCTTCCCTTTCTGAATATCAGGATATCTACAGATTATATGAAAGCACCTTGAAAAAGCTTAAGAATTTAAGCGAGAATGAACAGCAAATGGCACACCGGCTTGATTTAATCCAATTTCAGCTTGATGAAATCCAGTCAGCACAGCTGAAATTGAATGAAGATGAGGATCTGATTGAAGAAAAGAGAAAGCTATCCAATTTTGAACGTATTTTTGACTCAGTTCAGTCTGGCTATAATGCTCTTCAAGGAGAGCAAAAAGGGCTCGATTGGATTGGGCTGGTTATGGGGTATATGAATGATGCCGCGGAATTGGACCCATCGTATAAAGAAATAGCGGAAAATGTGGCAAACAGCTTCTATTTGCTTGAAGATGCGGCCAGTTCCCTGCGCAATGAAATGGACTTTATGGAATATGATCCCCAGAGGCTCAATGAAATCGAAAACAGACTGAATGAAATAAATGGTCTAAAAAGAAAATATGGAAAAACGGTAGAAGAAGTGCTGGAATACGCAGCAAAAATAGAAGAAGAAATTGAAACCTTGCAAAATAAAGAAACCCATATTGATAAGCTGCAAAAAGAAGTTACTGCCCTGAAAAAAGACCTTATGGTTGAAGGGGAAGAACTGAGCAAGCTGCGGAGAAAATCTGCCCTAAAGCTTACGAAGTTAATTCATAAAGAGCTTAAGGAATTATACATGGAAAAAACAGTTTTTGAGGTAAGATTCTTTTCTGATCCCGAAGTCCTTCTGAAAAATGGCATTGACAGAGCGGAATTCTATATTTCCACCAATCCGGGAGAACCGCTCAAGCCTCTGTCTAAGATTGCATCGGGAGGGGAATTATCCCGAATCATGCTTGCCTTGAAGAGTATTTTCTCAAAACATCAAGGTGTTACAAGTATTATCTTCGATGAAGTGGATACAGGCGTGAGCGGAAGAGTGGCACAAGCTATCGCGGAAAAGATTCATCATGTTTCCGTGGATTCACAAGTGCTTTGCATCTCTCACCTGCCACAGGTTGCAGCGATTGCAGATACTCATTTATTTATTGCTAAAAACACGAATGAAGGACGGACCAAAACTACAGTGAAGCCTCTGAATGAAGAAGAGAAGATAAAAGAAATCAGCCGTATGATTTCTGGTGTGGAAATTACCGATTTGACGAAAGAGCATGCAAAAGAGCTGCTGCATATGGCTAAACAGCTGAAATAA
- the ahrC gene encoding transcriptional regulator AhrC/ArgR has translation MNKGQRHIKIREIITNNDIETQDDLVDELKNAGFNVTQATVSRDIKELHLVKVPLMDGRYKYSLPADQRFNPLQKLKRNLMDAFVRVDTAGHLLVMKTLPGNAMAIGALIDNLDWEEILGTICGDDTCLIICKTPEDTEAISNRFLEML, from the coding sequence ATGAATAAAGGGCAAAGACATATTAAGATACGCGAAATTATTACTAATAACGATATCGAAACACAGGATGACCTGGTAGATGAATTGAAAAACGCAGGATTTAATGTTACCCAGGCGACAGTCTCAAGAGATATTAAAGAGCTTCATCTGGTAAAAGTACCTTTAATGGACGGAAGGTATAAATACAGTCTTCCAGCTGATCAGCGTTTCAATCCACTGCAAAAACTTAAAAGAAACTTAATGGATGCCTTTGTTAGAGTGGATACTGCAGGACATCTCCTTGTAATGAAGACTCTTCCAGGAAATGCCATGGCTATAGGCGCACTTATTGATAACCTTGACTGGGAAGAGATTCTGGGGACAATTTGCGGGGATGACACATGCCTGATCATTTGCAAAACCCCAGAAGACACAGAAGCCATTTCAAACCGTTTTCTTGAAATGCTGTAG
- a CDS encoding TlyA family RNA methyltransferase — MKTKKERLDVLLVERGLAETREKAKRAVMAGLVFSNESRLDKPGEKVSTDIPLAIKGKVMPYVSRGGLKLEKALKVFDLEIEGKILLDIGSSTGGFTDCALQNGAKMSYALDVGYNQLAWKLRQDERVVVMERTNFRYVTPADLSAGMPDFASIDVSFISLKLILPVLKTLLVPGSDTVALVKPQFEAGREQVGKKGIVRDPKIHEAVLDKIIQFALGLGYDVKDVSYSPITGGDGNIEFLLHLYWSGSKEEGENLLKAQTDKIVKEAHAELKTKQVKEEE, encoded by the coding sequence ATGAAAACAAAGAAAGAACGATTAGACGTTTTATTAGTTGAAAGAGGTCTTGCTGAAACGAGAGAAAAAGCGAAAAGGGCCGTTATGGCCGGTTTGGTGTTCAGCAATGAAAGCAGATTGGATAAACCGGGCGAGAAGGTTAGTACAGATATTCCGCTGGCAATCAAGGGAAAGGTTATGCCCTATGTCAGCCGCGGTGGCTTAAAGCTTGAGAAAGCTCTGAAGGTTTTTGATTTAGAAATCGAAGGCAAGATCCTCCTTGACATTGGATCCTCAACCGGAGGCTTTACAGATTGCGCCCTGCAGAATGGCGCAAAAATGTCCTATGCTTTGGATGTCGGATATAATCAGCTTGCCTGGAAATTAAGGCAGGATGAACGGGTTGTTGTCATGGAAAGGACCAATTTCCGGTATGTAACTCCTGCAGACCTCTCAGCCGGTATGCCTGATTTTGCTTCCATCGATGTTTCGTTCATCTCTCTAAAGCTTATATTGCCTGTATTAAAAACACTGCTGGTTCCAGGCAGTGATACAGTTGCCTTAGTGAAACCGCAATTTGAAGCCGGACGGGAGCAGGTTGGAAAAAAAGGAATTGTCAGAGATCCTAAAATACACGAAGCCGTCCTTGATAAAATTATCCAATTTGCTTTGGGTCTTGGCTATGATGTCAAAGACGTTTCTTATTCACCGATTACTGGCGGAGATGGCAACATAGAGTTTCTCCTCCATCTGTATTGGTCAGGCAGCAAAGAAGAAGGAGAAAATCTCCTTAAAGCCCAGACCGATAAGATTGTAAAAGAAGCCCACGCCGAATTGAAAACAAAGCAGGTTAAAGAAGAGGAATAG
- the dxs gene encoding 1-deoxy-D-xylulose-5-phosphate synthase encodes MDLLSIKDPSFLKGLSNKELESLSQEIRTFLIEKLSGTGGHIGPNLGVVELTVALHKCFDSPKDKIIWDVGHQSYVHKILTGRACQFDTLRQYKGLCGFPKMIESEHDVWETGHSSTSLSAAMGMAIARDLKKESNYVIPVIGDGALTGGMALEALNHIGHEKKDMIVILNDNEMSIAPNVGALHNVLGRLRTAGKYNWVKDELEYLLKKVPAVGGKLASTAERLKDSLKYLFVSGMFFEELGFTYLGPVDGHNYEALFENLAYAKKTEGPVLLHVITKKGKGYHPAENDKIGTWHGTGPYKMETGDFVKPSAAPPAWSKLVSETVRELAREDERIVAITPAMPVGSKLEGFASEFPERMYDVGIAEQHAATVAAGLATQNMKPFLAIYSTFLQRAYDQVVHDIARQNLNVFIGIDRAGLVGADGETHQGVFDIAFLRHLPNMVLMMPKDENEGQHMVKTAIEYNDGPIAMRFPRGNGIGVPMDTELKAIPIGTWEVLRDGSDGAILTFGTTIPMALKAAQLLEKQGHSIKVINARFIKPFDEKMLHELFGANMPILTIEEAVLQGGFGSAILEYAHEHGFHHSEIDRMGIPDKFIEHGSVNELLEEIGMTVDDVVERMGKLARKKQKRA; translated from the coding sequence ATGGATCTGTTATCAATTAAAGACCCTTCCTTTTTAAAAGGGCTCTCGAATAAAGAATTGGAAAGTCTCAGTCAGGAAATCCGCACTTTCCTGATTGAGAAGCTATCAGGCACAGGGGGACATATTGGCCCTAATCTTGGAGTTGTTGAGCTGACTGTTGCATTGCATAAGTGTTTCGACAGTCCGAAGGATAAAATTATTTGGGATGTCGGACATCAGTCATACGTACACAAAATCCTTACAGGCCGTGCGTGCCAATTCGATACTCTTAGACAATATAAAGGTCTTTGCGGTTTTCCAAAGATGATTGAAAGTGAGCATGATGTATGGGAAACAGGTCATAGCTCTACTTCTTTATCTGCCGCGATGGGAATGGCCATTGCAAGAGACTTGAAAAAAGAGAGCAATTATGTCATTCCCGTTATTGGGGATGGTGCCTTAACAGGCGGAATGGCTTTAGAGGCCTTAAATCATATCGGCCATGAAAAAAAGGATATGATTGTCATATTAAATGATAATGAAATGTCGATTGCTCCTAATGTAGGTGCTCTGCACAATGTTCTTGGAAGGTTAAGGACTGCAGGTAAATATAATTGGGTTAAAGATGAACTTGAATATTTATTAAAAAAGGTTCCGGCAGTCGGCGGCAAATTGGCCTCAACTGCTGAAAGACTGAAAGACAGCCTAAAGTATCTGTTTGTTTCAGGCATGTTCTTCGAGGAATTAGGCTTTACCTATTTGGGGCCTGTCGATGGGCATAATTATGAAGCTTTATTTGAGAACCTTGCGTATGCTAAGAAAACAGAAGGTCCGGTGCTTCTCCATGTTATAACGAAAAAAGGGAAAGGCTATCACCCTGCAGAAAACGACAAGATTGGCACTTGGCACGGTACAGGCCCTTATAAAATGGAAACAGGGGACTTTGTGAAGCCTTCAGCTGCGCCGCCTGCATGGAGCAAGCTTGTGTCAGAAACTGTCAGGGAACTTGCGAGAGAAGATGAAAGAATTGTTGCAATCACTCCAGCAATGCCTGTTGGTTCGAAGCTTGAAGGCTTTGCAAGTGAATTTCCGGAACGGATGTATGATGTGGGTATTGCTGAACAGCATGCAGCAACAGTAGCTGCTGGCCTGGCAACTCAAAACATGAAGCCGTTCCTTGCGATATATTCTACTTTCCTGCAGCGTGCTTATGATCAGGTCGTACACGATATTGCACGCCAGAACTTGAATGTATTTATTGGAATCGACCGGGCAGGACTTGTTGGCGCAGATGGTGAGACGCATCAGGGTGTATTCGATATCGCTTTTTTAAGGCATTTGCCAAACATGGTTTTGATGATGCCAAAAGATGAAAATGAAGGCCAGCACATGGTGAAAACAGCCATTGAGTATAACGATGGCCCAATCGCCATGCGGTTCCCGCGCGGAAATGGCATTGGGGTGCCGATGGACACAGAACTTAAAGCTATTCCAATTGGAACATGGGAAGTTCTGCGCGATGGCAGCGACGGAGCAATTTTAACCTTTGGGACAACCATTCCAATGGCATTGAAGGCAGCTCAGCTCCTGGAAAAACAAGGGCATTCCATTAAAGTCATTAATGCAAGGTTTATTAAGCCATTTGATGAAAAAATGCTGCATGAATTGTTCGGAGCGAATATGCCTATTCTTACGATAGAAGAAGCTGTCCTGCAGGGAGGCTTTGGAAGTGCCATTCTTGAATATGCACATGAGCATGGCTTCCACCATTCCGAAATCGACCGTATGGGAATACCTGATAAATTTATTGAGCATGGCAGTGTAAATGAACTACTAGAGGAAATCGGGATGACTGTAGACGATGTTGTGGAGAGAATGGGAAAACTGGCAAGAAAAAAACAAAAAAGGGCTTAA
- a CDS encoding polyprenyl synthetase family protein → MQQQSLSSFSELHKRKLEIHLKEYVHKLNAPPEIKEAMNYSLEAGGKRIRPMLLFATLAAFGEDTAKGLWTAAAIEMIHTYSLIHDDLPSMDNDDLRRGKPTNHKVYGEAFAILAGDALLTYSFQTIAETPDEFASAETRLSLIKVLSKAAGAEGMVGGQAADIKGEGKQLDLEDLEYIHVHKTGKLLECSVVSGAILANANEDTIQALSHFAYHLGLAFQIRDDILDLEGTEEIIGKPVGSDESKNKSTYPALLTMNGAKEALEYHISSAKEKLKETGLQTELLEEITDLIANRDH, encoded by the coding sequence TTGCAGCAGCAATCCTTAAGTTCTTTCTCTGAATTGCATAAGCGTAAACTGGAAATTCATTTAAAAGAATATGTACATAAATTGAATGCTCCACCTGAAATCAAGGAAGCGATGAATTATTCACTTGAAGCCGGAGGAAAGCGGATCAGGCCGATGCTGTTATTTGCCACATTGGCTGCTTTTGGCGAAGATACGGCAAAAGGGTTATGGACTGCGGCGGCAATCGAAATGATCCATACCTATTCGCTCATTCACGATGACCTGCCAAGTATGGATAATGACGATTTAAGAAGAGGTAAACCGACTAACCATAAAGTATATGGAGAAGCTTTTGCCATCCTGGCAGGCGATGCCTTGCTCACATACAGCTTCCAAACCATTGCGGAAACCCCGGACGAATTTGCTTCAGCCGAAACCAGGCTGTCTTTAATTAAAGTGCTTTCAAAAGCTGCAGGTGCTGAAGGGATGGTTGGAGGTCAGGCAGCAGACATTAAAGGAGAGGGCAAACAGCTGGACTTAGAGGACCTGGAGTATATCCACGTGCATAAGACCGGCAAATTGCTGGAATGCAGTGTGGTTTCAGGTGCTATTTTGGCAAATGCCAATGAAGACACGATTCAGGCACTATCCCATTTTGCTTATCATCTGGGACTTGCTTTTCAAATAAGGGATGACATTCTCGACCTTGAAGGAACAGAAGAGATAATCGGGAAGCCCGTTGGCAGTGATGAATCAAAAAATAAAAGCACCTATCCAGCTCTTCTTACAATGAACGGCGCGAAAGAGGCGCTCGAATACCATATCAGCTCTGCAAAAGAGAAGCTGAAGGAAACAGGCCTTCAAACAGAGCTGCTCGAAGAAATAACAGATCTAATTGCAAACAGGGACCACTAA
- the xseB gene encoding exodeoxyribonuclease VII small subunit: protein MADEKQLSFEQAMEELEVIVEKLEEGDVPLEEAINIYKKGMELSKLCHDKLKNVESQLTEILTEDGRKTNFAIPEEE, encoded by the coding sequence ATGGCGGATGAAAAGCAACTTTCATTTGAGCAAGCGATGGAAGAACTTGAAGTGATTGTGGAAAAGCTTGAAGAGGGCGATGTTCCTCTTGAGGAGGCTATTAATATTTATAAAAAGGGCATGGAGCTTTCAAAATTATGCCATGATAAGCTTAAAAATGTGGAATCACAGCTTACGGAAATACTGACGGAAGATGGCCGAAAAACGAACTTCGCCATTCCGGAGGAGGAATAA
- the xseA gene encoding exodeoxyribonuclease VII large subunit, whose protein sequence is MKEQQYLTVHALTKYIKRKFDADPHLQNILVKGEISNFKQHSSGHMYFTLKDEKARILAVMFAGNARSMKFRPENGMKVLVRGAISVYESSGQYQMYVQEMQPDGVGELYLAYEQLKEKLEKEGYFSSAHKKNIPRYPRTVAVITSPTGAAIRDILTTLKRRYPIANILIYPALVQGNQAAPSIVKAIKDANASREADVLIIGRGGGSIEELWAFNEEAVARAIFKSEIPVISAVGHETDFTIADFVADLRAPTPTGAAELAVPHIDDLSERLFNRQSRLIRAMKEQIALQNERLLRVQKSYAFRFPKKLYEQKLEQLDKFTEQLLRGSKRLHDLKQEQADILQKRLVRSHPGQLMDQAKEKHDRLHKLLNKTMANTLAAKEKDFARVISTLEALSPLKIMDRGYSLAYTEKESLVKTVSQVKVNDMLKLKVSDGTIECRVTDIEE, encoded by the coding sequence ATGAAGGAACAGCAGTATCTGACAGTTCACGCACTGACCAAATACATAAAAAGAAAATTTGACGCCGACCCTCATTTACAAAATATTTTGGTTAAGGGAGAAATCTCAAACTTTAAACAGCACTCAAGCGGCCATATGTATTTCACTTTAAAGGATGAGAAAGCCAGAATTTTAGCTGTAATGTTTGCAGGAAATGCGAGATCCATGAAATTCAGGCCGGAGAACGGCATGAAAGTATTAGTTCGCGGAGCGATTTCCGTTTATGAATCCAGCGGGCAATATCAAATGTATGTACAGGAAATGCAGCCGGACGGGGTTGGTGAGCTCTATCTGGCATACGAGCAGCTTAAGGAGAAACTGGAGAAAGAAGGATACTTTTCGTCTGCGCATAAAAAAAATATCCCTCGTTATCCACGTACAGTTGCTGTTATCACATCCCCTACCGGTGCTGCAATCAGAGATATTTTGACAACGCTCAAAAGGCGCTATCCAATCGCGAACATACTTATATACCCTGCGCTTGTCCAGGGTAACCAGGCAGCTCCGTCGATTGTGAAAGCGATAAAGGATGCAAATGCCTCCAGGGAAGCGGATGTCTTAATTATCGGCAGAGGCGGAGGTTCCATTGAAGAGCTTTGGGCCTTTAATGAAGAAGCTGTGGCAAGGGCCATATTCAAGTCGGAAATACCTGTAATATCAGCTGTTGGCCATGAAACAGATTTTACAATAGCCGATTTTGTTGCAGATTTAAGGGCTCCAACCCCAACGGGAGCTGCTGAATTGGCAGTCCCGCATATTGATGATTTGTCAGAAAGGCTTTTTAACAGGCAATCAAGGCTGATAAGAGCGATGAAGGAACAAATTGCACTGCAAAATGAACGGCTTCTAAGGGTACAGAAATCCTATGCTTTCAGATTCCCCAAAAAATTGTATGAACAAAAACTGGAACAGCTTGACAAATTCACCGAACAGCTGCTGCGGGGATCAAAGAGGCTGCATGATTTAAAGCAGGAACAGGCTGATATCCTCCAAAAAAGGCTGGTTCGTAGTCACCCCGGTCAGCTGATGGATCAGGCAAAAGAAAAACATGATCGGCTGCATAAGCTTTTAAACAAAACAATGGCAAATACCCTGGCTGCAAAAGAAAAGGATTTTGCGAGAGTTATTTCAACCCTTGAGGCGCTCAGTCCTCTCAAAATCATGGATAGAGGCTATAGCCTTGCTTATACAGAAAAGGAATCCCTGGTAAAGACTGTGTCTCAGGTTAAAGTGAATGATATGTTAAAATTGAAGGTATCTGATGGAACTATTGAATGCCGGGTAACGGATATTGAGGAGTGA